Proteins encoded together in one Impatiens glandulifera chromosome 1, dImpGla2.1, whole genome shotgun sequence window:
- the LOC124919615 gene encoding probable nucleolar protein 5-2: MLVLFETPAGFALFKVLDEGKLSKVEDLGKEFASPDSARQIVKLKAFNKFENTSEALSAATLLIDSKPSKGLRKFLRSHCDGETLAVADSKLGNAIKEKLQIDCVHNNGVMELMRGVRSQLTELISGLAVQDLAPMSLGLSHSLSRYKLKFSPDKVDTMIIQAIGLLDDLDKELNTYAMRVREWYGWHFPELAKIVQDNIQYAKTVKLMGDRTNAAKLDFSEILSDETETELKEASNISMGTEVSEIDLSNIRDLCDQVLSLSEYRAQLYDYLKSRMNTVAPNLTALVGELVGARLIAHGGSLMNLAKQPGSTVQILGAEKALFRALKTKHATPKYGLIYHASLIGQAAPKHKGKISRSLAAKTALAIRVDALGDGEDNSMGLENRAKLEARLRNLEGRELGHSAGSAKGKPKIEFYDKDKKGAGAMITAAKVYNPSADSILGRTEPEVVKEQAIPSPAQTEEKKKKKKKAAVEEDADEEEVEKKEKKDKKKKKQASEEKSAEEGENGEKKKKKRKHSEVEEEHQTETPSKKEKKKKKKSGD; the protein is encoded by the exons ATGCTCGTTTTGTTCGAAACTCCGGCGGGTTTTGCCCTTTTCAAAGTACTTGATGAAGGGAAGCTATCAAAAGTTGAG GATTTGGGGAAGGAGTTTGCGTCACCAGATTCTGCCAGACAG ATTGTGAAGCTAAAAGCTTTCAACAAGTTTGAAAATACATCCGAGGCTTTGTCTGCTGCAACTTTGCTAATAGATAGTAAGCCCAGCAAGGGTCTACGGAAGTTTTTGCGCTCTCACTGTGATGGTGAAACATTAGCAGTAGCTGACTCAAAGCTTGGAAACGCAATTAAGGAGAAACTG CAAATTGATTGTGTTCACAACAATGGTGTCATGGAGCTCATGAGAGGAGTGAGAAGTCAGTTGACAGAACTCATATCTGGTTTAGCTGTTCAAGATTTGGCTCCAATGAGTTTGGGTCTATCACATAGCTTGTCAAGATACAAGTTGAAGTTTAGTCCAGATAAG GTGGATACCATGATCATTCAGGCTATTGGTTTATTGGATGATCTTGATAAGGAACTCAATACCTATGCAATGAGAGTTCGAGAATGGTATGGATGGCATTTCCCAGAGCTTGCTAAGATTGTGCAGGACAATATTCAATATGCCAAGACTGTGAAGTTGATGGGTGACCGCACAAATGCTGCGAAACTTGATTTCTCAGAG ATTTTGTCTGATGAAACCGAGACAGAACTGAAAGAGGCATCCAACATTTCAATGGGAACTGAAGTCAGTGAGATCGATCTATCAAACATCAGGGACTTGTGTGACCAGGTTCTATCCCTATCAGAGTATAGAGCTCAACTGTACGACTATCTGAAGAGCAGAATGAATACTGTTGCCCCTAATCTGACCGCTCTCGTTGGTGAACTCGTTGGTGCTCGACTAATTGCTCATGGAGGAAGCTTAATGAATCTTGCTAAGCAACCTGGAAGTACTGTCCAAATTCTAGGGGCAGAAAAGGCTTTATTCAGAGCCCTAAAGACCAAACATGCTACACCTAAATACGGGCTTATTTATCATGCATCTTTGATTGGTCAGGCAGCACCAAAACATAAGGGAAAGATCTCGAGATCTCTTGCTGCGAAAACTGCTTTGGCAATTCGAGTTGATGCTCTTGGTGATGGAGAAGACAACTCCATGGGATTGGAGAACCGAGCCAAG CTTGAAGCACGATTGAGGAATCTAGAAGGTAGAGAACTAGGCCACTCCGCCGGTTCAGCGAAAGGAAAACCTAAGATTGAATTTTATGACAAGGACAAGAAGGGGGCAGGTGCAATGATCACCGCAGCTAAG GTTTACAATCCTTCTGCTGATTCTATTCTTGGACGGACAGAACCAGAAGTTGTGAAAGAACAAGCGATCCCATCACCGGCCCAAActgaagaaaagaagaaaaagaaaaagaaggcaGCTGTAGAAGAAGATGCTGATGAAGAGGAGgtagagaagaaagaaaagaaggataagaagaagaagaa